In the Mesoplodon densirostris isolate mMesDen1 chromosome 11, mMesDen1 primary haplotype, whole genome shotgun sequence genome, GTGATGGGCATCCCTGAGAGAACGGAGTGATGACAGCAGAATCTGAACGGAGTGAGAGGTATCCAAGAGACAGTGAATATACATGGGGGAATTTTAAGGGAATGGAGTAATTGGAGTTTATAACAAGCAGGGGATGCTCCACCCTAGGAGACTCTGACCTCCTTCCTGTCTACCTTTGCCTTTTTCCAGGGCGGGTCCTGGCCCATGCCGACATCCCAGAGCTGGGCAGTGTGCACTTTGATGAAGATGAGCTCTGGACTGAGGAGACCTACCGGGGGGTGAACCTGCGCATCATTGCAGCCCACGAACTGGGCCATGCCCTGGGGCTTGGGCACTCCCGATACACCCAGGCCCTCATGGCCCCTGTCTATGCTGGCTACCGGCCCCACTTCAAGCTGCACCCGGATGACGTGGCTGGGATCCAGGCTCTCTATGGTCAGTCCTTTCCCCTAGTGATCATGAAGGTCAGTCTGACCAGTATCTCTTCAGGCATGAAGAGACAGGTCTAATCTTCATGGAGGGAAATggcttggcttctttctcttcctcctgcccAGTTACTCAGCCTTCTTCATTTTCAGgagctgtttttctttcctttttttttttttttttttttttggcctcaccacgtggcttgtgggatctcagttctccaaccagggattgaacccaggccacgaggccgctgcagtggaagcccagaatcctaaccactaggccaccagggaactcccaagagcTGTTTTTCTGACACTTCCAGGTCTAATCTTTCTGCCAGAGCTCTCTCCCCTCATACCTGTTCTAGCAGATGAAGAATGAACATTCCAGCAAACCCCCTTCTCCCTTTCTAGTGCCTCTCAAAACTAAAAACATGTCTCCCGCTGATATCAATATGATCGTTCCTCCCACCAAGGAAAGCTCTCTAggtttcccttttcctctctatGGGACCTCTGAACTGAACTTACAGTAGAAGAGTGGGGAGGCCAGTGCTCTGAGTTCTCTCCCTGAGCAGGATTATGTTACCTTGCAGGCaagaaaagcccagagatagaggatgaggaagaagagaCGGAGCTCCCCACTGTACCCCAAGTGCCCACGGAACCCAGTCCCATGCCAGACCCCTGCAGTGGTGAACTGGACGCCATGATGCTGGGTAAGACCCTTCTCCTCTAGGCTGTAGGCAGGCAGTGGGGTGGCCTGCCGACCTTGAGATGGGAGTGACATGGGAACTCAGCATGAGCAATGGCAGTTAACCACCAGACAGGGGTTAGTGGCCATGGAAGGAGGCATGTGGTATGGGGAGGGAGGACTCGGAACCAAATTAAAGGTGGGCCAGGCTGGAATTTACCTCTGCTGCAACCCTATGAGGGCCAGCAAAATCATCGGGAAATACAGCAGGATGGAGAAAACAGTCTTAACTGGAATGTCTATTAGAGAGGGTGTTATACCCGCATGGAAGTACAACTTGGAAGCCACCTGGGGTAGGAGGGGAGGTCCCCAAGGGGGAGCAGCTATCTGcagggcttttgttttgttttgttgggccAAGGCTGATTTGCTGTGAACAATAAAGGAGAGGCTGAACACTGGGTCCTCCTTCTCTGCCCTTAATCTTCTCTTTGAATTAAAGTTGAATGAATTTTTGAGAAATCAGCCTGTGGGAGGACAGCAAATGATTAGTCTGCCTGAGATACCCACAAGTCTTTATTTGGCCCCTGTCTTTTTGACTTGTTGACATGCTTATGCTCTCAGGGCCCCGAGGGAAGACCTACGCTTTCAAGGGAAACTACGTGTGGACCGTGACAGATTCAGGGCTGGGTCCCTTGTTCCAAGTGTCTGCCCTTTGGGAGGGGCTCCCAGGAAACCTGGATGCTGCTGTCTACTCTCCTCGGACGCAATGGATTCACTTCTTTAAGGGTGAGGGGACTAGTTTACAGTGTGTTACCTGAGGAGGGCCTATAATCAGAGAATCCataaaaggagggagggatgagaaGTTTCTGAGGTGGTGGAATGGAGGAACTGAAAGCTATCACCTGGGGACAGAGGTGACTTGTTCTTTCCTTTCGTGCTCTCAGGAGACAAGGTGTGGCGCTACGTTAATTTCAAGATGTCTCCTGGCTTCCCTAAGAAGCTGAATAGGGTAGAACCCAACCTGGATGCTGCTCTCTATTGGCCTCTCAACAAAAAGGTGTTCCTCTTTAAGGTATAAAGGTCAAAGCAAGGGCAAATCCCTTCTTAGGAGGGGCGGGCTACCTCACACGGAGAAGCCGACTTGCTCTTGAAGGGAGTTCTTCTACAGCTGCTGTGGGCTGAGGGTAGACCTCTGGGGGGTCCCTAAGCTCTCTGCtcatcctcctcttctccctGTCTGCCCCACACCTAGGGCTCCGGTTACTGGCAGTGGGACGAGCTGGCCCCAACTGATTTCAGCCGCTACCCCAAACCAACCAAGGGGTTGTTTACAGGAGCGCCAGACCAGCCCTCAGGTGCCATGAGTTGGCGGGATGGCCGCGTCTACTTCTTTAAGGGCAAACAGTACTGGCGCCTCAATCGGCAGCTTCGAGTAGAGAAAGGCTATCCCAAAGATATCGCCCACAACTGGATGCACTGTCGTCCCCAGACCCCAGACACCACCCCATCAGATGGGGACACCACTTCCTCAGCCACAGGAACAACCTTGGATGCCACTTCCTTGGCCATAGATGTCACTTTGAACACTGACCGCTCAGCCAGAGATACGATCTTGGACATTACCCTCTCAGCCACAGCCTCCACCACCCTTTTATTCCCTGGTAACGTCACCCTCCCAGAGATCTAAGACCTCAGTCAAACGTCTGCTGCAGCACGAGCATGAACCATGGACCTCACACCTCTAAatgtcccagctccagccaccacTCCCCTGTATTCTTTCCCTCCTGGGCAGTGACTCTCTAACTCAGCCCCCAACTCCATCCATTTCTTCCCCATCTACCTCTCTGGAGGACACTGGTAGAGGAAAGGCAGCCATCAGGCTTTTAGCTGACAGGAGGCCACAACTGGGAAAGCCTGGGTCCTGTTCTTCCTAGATAAAGTGCAAGAAAACTGCATAGCCAGTAAAATGAGCAATGGCTTTGTAATCCTTGAGAATCACATGTACTTGcttatgactttgggcaagttaattaacctcaTTAAGCCGTGGATTTCCCATCCACAAAATAAGGTTAATACCAATCCTGCAGGGTTGTTGCATTAAATGAAATACTATATGTGAAGTGCCTGGAGCATTTGTGCTTCATAAAGGTTAACTTCACGTTCATGAGAGAGCAGTGAACAACTCTTCCTCTGGCTGTGCATGTACAGCTCCTACAGTAGTCCAGTCTGATAAAGGTACCGTCATCAGATCTTTAAGGGACAGAGGACTTGTCAGTACGGCTAACCCTTTGTTCTGGggtgcaaagaaagaaaagagcagcaACAGTAGAGGCTGGACTCCCTGATTCAACGTTCAATGCCACTTTATTCACATGCTCCCTCCCATCATAACCTTGCTTCCCCGGGGCAGGGACATATCTTCCTTCATGCTGTCTGGGGAACCAGGGAACAGACTTTGGGCAGGAGAATCAGGGGTAGTGGAGAGTTAGAATGGGTTAGTGGCTGGGACAATGTTCTGGTTAAGGAGATTAGTGTCACCTATAATGAGAGGCAGAGAAGGCACTTGTCTTCCACGCAGCCCTGAAGACCAGGCTCCTTTGGGCAAAAGGGCAAGACTCTGGCATGTGGGCCAATGATCTCTCCTTGGAGCAAGAAGCCAGCTTTGGGGGAAGGTGGGTGCTGAGCCAGGCAGTGCCCTGTGGTCCTCCCCACATtaagaagaagggaaagggaagcacCATGGAGGACAGTACCCCCAACTGAGGTAGGAGAAGGGGGCTTGAGCCTACGGGGTCCAGAGGGAAAGGCTAACCAGGAACCCAACTGCCCCCTAATGAGGGACCTGGGGATTAGGGATCCTTGAGCTCCTCTGTTGCCCTTCTCCCCATCAAAAAGCTATCAAGTGCTTTAGGAGGCTTCCTGATTTTCTATAggtcctacaaaaacaaaacaaaaccccttaTTTTACCATTGTGAGGCAAACTGAGACGGGTATATAGAAGGTTATTTGGGTAACAGTCCCCCTTGGTATGGTTTGGAGGGAATTAGGGAGTCAGTTACTCTAGGGACCAGGGCACCTCTATTACTGGACAGAGGTAGGTACTCATATTTccattcctctcccttccccacaagATTCTTCTCTATCTGTACCTAAAACATATCCCTACAGGGCTGCTCTGGGTTGGAGCACAGATTCCATCCCCAAGAGGTGGGGAAGTTTGTGTTGGATCCTGtgggcccaggccctgcccacctAGTGTTCCCAGGCCCTTGCTAGGGGTGAGGGCATCAGTGGAGGTTTAGGCTCAGGTCCGGGTGGAACCAGAAGGTGTGGTGAGGGGTACAGTGGAACCACAGTCAGAATCCAGGTCCAGGACAGTGTGGGGAGCTGTGGCCTGGGTGCCTGGTCCCAGCTGGCGCTCTCGAAGGCTCTGGAGATAGCTCTGGAGGGGCACAGGGCAGAGAGGGCAGAAGAAAGGGCCTGGGTCAGAGCCCCCCTCCACCCTGAGCATCCCCATGTGC is a window encoding:
- the MMP19 gene encoding matrix metalloproteinase-19; translation: MNWQRLWLVFLLPMTVSCWALGPGEEAAVDYLLQYGYLQKPLEGPDDSRPEAITEALRAFQEASELPVSGQLDDATRARMRQPRCGLEDPFNKKTLKYRLLGRWRKKHLTFRILNLPSTLPSYTARAALLQAFQYWSSVAPLTFREVKAGWADIRLSFHGRESPYCSSTFDGPGRVLAHADIPELGSVHFDEDELWTEETYRGVNLRIIAAHELGHALGLGHSRYTQALMAPVYAGYRPHFKLHPDDVAGIQALYGKKSPEIEDEEEETELPTVPQVPTEPSPMPDPCSGELDAMMLGPRGKTYAFKGNYVWTVTDSGLGPLFQVSALWEGLPGNLDAAVYSPRTQWIHFFKGDKVWRYVNFKMSPGFPKKLNRVEPNLDAALYWPLNKKVFLFKGSGYWQWDELAPTDFSRYPKPTKGLFTGAPDQPSGAMSWRDGRVYFFKGKQYWRLNRQLRVEKGYPKDIAHNWMHCRPQTPDTTPSDGDTTSSATGTTLDATSLAIDVTLNTDRSARDTILDITLSATASTTLLFPGNVTLPEI